In Candidatus Poribacteria bacterium, one genomic interval encodes:
- a CDS encoding HD domain-containing protein produces the protein MFTELQALQKNIESSNIQLVQEISAFSDRIAEKCSLLLVEALKEVVRDYNMKINEQFGENFVQFNEGVREMNRWQEQYRQQMDELATEFRIAAESIQHSRGALVSMAESLMTIEDQSETLVSIAETLDPLLHSLNNQLDAFRQLRQQAIDTFPHIEDRLNELTTGFSNTVQKALDDSGESMRLQRSALTTHVREIRETVETVTLELTEI, from the coding sequence GTGTTTACCGAATTGCAAGCCCTGCAAAAAAACATTGAGTCCAGTAACATCCAGTTGGTGCAAGAAATTAGTGCCTTTTCAGATAGGATTGCTGAAAAATGTTCTCTCCTATTAGTAGAAGCACTAAAAGAGGTCGTCCGGGATTACAACATGAAAATTAACGAGCAATTTGGCGAAAACTTCGTTCAATTCAACGAGGGTGTTCGCGAAATGAATAGATGGCAGGAACAATACCGTCAGCAAATGGATGAACTCGCCACTGAATTTCGTATTGCGGCGGAGAGTATTCAACACTCTCGTGGAGCATTGGTTTCAATGGCTGAATCGCTAATGACAATTGAAGATCAAAGCGAAACTCTTGTTTCTATTGCTGAAACACTAGATCCACTCCTCCATAGCTTAAACAATCAATTGGATGCTTTCCGCCAACTGCGCCAGCAAGCCATTGATACTTTTCCACATATTGAGGACCGCTTAAATGAACTCACTACAGGATTCTCAAATACGGTTCAGAAAGCACTTGACGATTCCGGCGAAAGTATGAGGTTACAACGCTCAGCGTTGACGACTCATGTCAGGGAAATTCGGGAAACAGTGGAAACTGTGACGCTAGAACTCACCGAAATC